In a genomic window of Streptomyces sp. SJL17-4:
- a CDS encoding NAD-dependent epimerase/dehydratase family protein: MRVLVTGGAGFIGSHVVAELIGRGHDPVVFDMTEDGRDVRDAAAVRNALAAVDAVCHQAAKVGLGKDFGDASGYVSVDGFGTAVLLARMAEVGVRGLLLAGAMVVYGEGRYECAAHGVIRPGPRAEADLKAGRFEPRCPDCGTDLAPGPVAEDAPTDPRNVYATTKLAQEHLAYSWARAIDGRVISLRHHDVYEPGMPRDTPYAGVAALFRSALARGEPPRVFEDGGQRRDFVHVRDVASANAVALEWSCSEPCTITSGGPSPSPTPRSVSRRSPGHRKARRPDARRRRAVP; encoded by the coding sequence ATGCGCGTACTTGTGACTGGAGGAGCGGGCTTCATCGGCTCGCACGTCGTCGCCGAGCTGATCGGACGCGGGCACGATCCGGTGGTCTTCGACATGACGGAGGACGGGAGGGACGTACGGGATGCCGCCGCCGTGCGGAATGCCCTGGCCGCGGTCGACGCGGTCTGTCACCAGGCGGCCAAGGTGGGCCTGGGCAAGGACTTCGGGGACGCATCCGGGTACGTGTCGGTCGACGGCTTCGGTACGGCGGTGCTGCTGGCCCGGATGGCGGAGGTGGGTGTGCGAGGGCTGCTGCTCGCCGGGGCGATGGTCGTCTACGGCGAGGGGCGGTACGAGTGTGCCGCGCACGGCGTGATCCGGCCCGGGCCGCGTGCCGAGGCAGATCTGAAGGCCGGTCGGTTCGAGCCGCGCTGTCCTGACTGTGGTACCGACCTGGCACCCGGTCCGGTCGCCGAGGACGCGCCGACGGACCCCCGGAACGTGTACGCCACCACCAAGCTCGCGCAGGAGCACCTCGCGTACTCGTGGGCTCGGGCGATCGACGGACGCGTGATCTCGCTGCGCCACCACGACGTCTACGAGCCGGGTATGCCCCGCGACACCCCGTACGCGGGCGTGGCCGCCCTGTTCCGTTCCGCGCTCGCGCGCGGCGAACCGCCGCGCGTCTTCGAAGACGGCGGACAGCGGCGGGACTTCGTCCACGTACGGGACGTGGCCTCGGCCAACGCGGTGGCGCTGGAGTGGTCCTGCAGCGAACCGTGCACCATCACGAGCGGCGGCCCCTCCCCCTCTCCCACACCGCGATCCGTGTCCCGCCGGAGCCCCGGACATCGAAAGGCTCGTCGGCCCGATGCCCGGAGACGTCGTGCCGTGCCATGA
- a CDS encoding NAD-binding protein — translation MVVCGDDGLARRLAAELRDVYRQRVVLVAPGEQDGERVGEQPAVLSRAARLLRRSGGPATEDTLGGTPPPLRDVVSSSPTEDTLLRAGVDRAAALALLYEDDETNLRAALAARRLSPGLRLVVRMYNRKLGQRLEELLDQAALLTAPGTDRALLDASTTVLSDADTAAPALAATAVAGTSKVVQADGVLLRAAERTPPGRGEVPDPALCTLALLSSTTTDPAGAEGSEASGPQGPLLLPDDRAVASAAGRGSVVLETVRYAGPALPPRRLARRGAPLRELFSSRLRWALAGIVASVLALTLTTTVLTDADPVHAAYITLLDLFSINDPALDASVTHQILQLLTGLVGLALLPLLIAAALEALGTFRSAGAIRRPPRGLSGHVVLLGLGKIGTRVLAQLRDLDIPVVCVEEDPDARGIPLARSLGIPVVLGDVTEDGVLESAKIHRAHALLALTSSDTTNLEGTLYARTVTPDLRVALRLYDDDFATAVYRTLRTAHPDALTRSRSVTHLAAPAFAGAMMGRQILGAIPVERKVLLFAALLVAGHPQLDGRTVADAFRPGAWRVLALDTAAPTTRRPDLASSHHDGDQPQLLWDLHPGYVLRPEDRVVIAATRRGLAELLGTHSRARTPGL, via the coding sequence ACGGGGAACGGGTGGGCGAGCAGCCCGCCGTGCTGTCCCGCGCGGCACGGCTGCTGCGCCGGTCCGGCGGACCCGCCACCGAGGACACGCTCGGCGGGACGCCCCCGCCGCTGCGTGACGTCGTGTCATCCTCGCCTACCGAGGACACATTGCTGCGGGCCGGTGTGGACCGGGCCGCGGCCCTCGCCCTGCTCTACGAGGACGACGAGACCAACCTCCGCGCCGCCCTCGCCGCCCGCCGGCTCAGCCCCGGCCTGCGCCTCGTGGTCCGCATGTACAACCGCAAACTCGGCCAACGCCTGGAAGAGCTCCTCGACCAGGCCGCCCTCCTCACCGCGCCCGGAACCGACCGAGCCCTCCTCGACGCCTCCACCACCGTCCTTTCCGACGCGGATACCGCCGCTCCCGCGCTCGCCGCCACCGCCGTCGCCGGCACCAGCAAGGTCGTCCAGGCCGACGGCGTACTCCTGCGCGCCGCCGAACGCACCCCGCCCGGACGCGGTGAGGTACCCGACCCCGCCCTGTGCACCCTGGCCCTGCTGTCGTCCACCACCACCGACCCGGCGGGCGCCGAGGGCTCGGAGGCCAGCGGCCCGCAGGGCCCCCTCCTCCTGCCCGACGACCGGGCCGTGGCGAGCGCCGCCGGTCGCGGGAGCGTCGTCCTGGAGACCGTGCGATACGCCGGTCCCGCCCTGCCCCCACGGCGTTTGGCCCGCCGGGGGGCGCCGCTGCGCGAGCTCTTCTCCAGCCGCCTGCGGTGGGCGCTCGCCGGCATCGTCGCCTCCGTGCTCGCCCTGACCCTCACCACCACCGTGCTCACCGACGCCGACCCCGTGCACGCCGCATACATCACGCTGCTCGACCTGTTCTCCATCAACGACCCCGCGCTCGACGCATCGGTCACCCACCAGATCCTCCAGCTCCTGACCGGCCTCGTCGGCCTCGCCTTGCTGCCCCTCCTCATCGCGGCCGCGCTGGAGGCTCTCGGTACCTTCCGGAGCGCCGGAGCCATACGCCGGCCTCCCCGCGGTCTGTCCGGCCACGTCGTCCTGCTCGGCCTCGGCAAGATCGGCACCCGTGTCCTCGCCCAGCTGCGGGACCTCGACATCCCGGTCGTGTGCGTCGAAGAGGACCCTGACGCCCGCGGTATCCCTCTCGCCCGCAGCCTCGGCATCCCTGTCGTCCTCGGCGACGTCACCGAGGACGGCGTCCTGGAATCCGCCAAGATCCACCGGGCCCACGCCCTGCTCGCCCTCACCAGCTCCGACACCACCAACCTGGAGGGCACGCTCTACGCCCGTACGGTCACACCCGACCTGCGCGTCGCCCTACGCCTGTACGACGACGACTTCGCCACCGCCGTCTACCGCACCCTGCGCACCGCCCACCCCGACGCCCTCACCCGCAGCCGTAGCGTCACCCACCTCGCCGCACCCGCCTTCGCCGGCGCGATGATGGGCCGCCAGATCCTCGGCGCCATCCCCGTCGAACGCAAAGTCCTCCTCTTCGCCGCCCTCCTCGTCGCCGGCCACCCCCAACTCGACGGCCGTACCGTCGCCGACGCCTTCCGACCCGGCGCCTGGCGCGTCCTCGCCCTGGACACGGCCGCCCCCACCACCCGCCGCCCCGACCTCGCCTCCTCACACCACGACGGCGACCAGCCCCAGCTCCTCTGGGATCTCCACCCCGGATACGTACTCCGTCCGGAAGACCGCGTCGTCATCGCCGCCACCCGCCGCGGCCTCGCAGAACTCCTCGGCACCCACTCGCGAGCGCGCACGCCCGGGCTGTGA